One genomic region from Alteromonas pelagimontana encodes:
- the rpoE gene encoding RNA polymerase sigma factor RpoE, which produces MSEQITDQQLVEKVQRGDKNAFNLLVTRYQHKVMHLVSRYVKNTGDVADVTQDAFIKAYRALPNFRGDSAFYTWLYRIAVNSAKNYLVAQGRKPPANDVDAEEADYYEGSDALKEQNTPERNLLSSEIEATLFRVVEKLPDDLRMAITLREIEGLSYEEIANVMDCPVGTVRSRIFRAREAIDKVIQPLLEN; this is translated from the coding sequence ATGAGCGAGCAGATAACCGATCAGCAGTTAGTTGAAAAGGTTCAGCGTGGTGATAAAAACGCGTTTAACCTGTTGGTAACCCGATATCAGCATAAAGTGATGCATCTAGTGTCTCGTTATGTGAAAAATACTGGAGATGTTGCCGACGTAACTCAGGATGCTTTTATTAAAGCGTATCGTGCATTGCCAAATTTCCGTGGTGATAGTGCGTTTTATACCTGGTTGTATCGAATTGCAGTGAACAGCGCCAAAAACTACCTCGTTGCTCAGGGTAGAAAGCCACCTGCAAATGATGTAGACGCTGAGGAAGCGGACTACTATGAGGGCAGTGATGCGTTAAAAGAACAAAATACGCCGGAACGGAACCTCCTTTCCAGTGAGATTGAAGCCACCTTATTTCGTGTGGTAGAGAAGCTTCCCGATGATTTGCGTATGGCAATTACGTTGCGCGAAATTGAAGGGTTGAGTTATGAAGAAATAGCCAATGTTATGGACTGTCCGGTAGGAACAGTGAGATCTCGGATATTCCGGGCTCGTGAAGCAATCGACAAAGTGATACAGCCGTTGTTAGAAAATTGA
- a CDS encoding SoxR reducing system RseC family protein has protein sequence MITETARVVAVDGDKVTLEAAIKSTCSSCQAQANCGSGVISRAMAPKTQQLTVTALFPVSVGDSVKVGIPEAGILAASGWLYLVPLLIFIGCALLLTELLPKIGFNSELWVVAGSIAATMAGFIWISGYLKQFDKRRFQPVIFPLQKHVEASVHTAANKDDAESR, from the coding sequence ATGATTACTGAAACCGCGCGCGTGGTCGCCGTTGATGGCGATAAAGTTACTTTGGAAGCCGCAATTAAATCGACATGTTCAAGTTGCCAGGCGCAGGCAAATTGCGGTTCTGGTGTTATCTCTCGTGCTATGGCCCCCAAAACCCAGCAATTAACAGTGACTGCCTTGTTTCCAGTTTCTGTAGGTGACAGCGTTAAAGTGGGAATTCCTGAAGCGGGGATTCTTGCCGCTTCAGGCTGGCTGTATCTCGTCCCTTTACTCATTTTTATTGGCTGTGCGCTGCTGCTTACCGAGCTGCTGCCTAAAATTGGCTTCAACAGCGAGTTATGGGTAGTTGCTGGCAGTATCGCAGCTACGATGGCAGGTTTTATTTGGATTTCTGGCTATCTAAAGCAATTCGATAAACGCCGCTTTCAACCGGTGATTTTCCCCCTACAGAAGCACGTTGAAGCCAGCGTTCACACAGCCGCGAACAAAGACGACGCCGAAAGCCGCTAA
- a CDS encoding FAD assembly factor SdhE, protein MFSVKRRARLKWACRRGMLELDVLLMPFVDEAFDDLKDDEKETFERLLTSDDPDLFAWFMGHQKCEDPELAEMVSIIVNRVKV, encoded by the coding sequence ATGTTTTCAGTAAAAAGACGAGCCCGATTAAAGTGGGCGTGCCGTCGCGGTATGCTTGAACTTGATGTGTTGCTGATGCCATTTGTCGATGAAGCATTCGATGATTTAAAAGATGATGAAAAAGAGACGTTTGAACGCTTACTGACGAGTGACGATCCTGACCTGTTTGCGTGGTTCATGGGTCATCAAAAGTGTGAGGATCCAGAATTGGCAGAGATGGTTTCGATTATCGTCAATCGTGTCAAAGTATAG
- a CDS encoding FKBP-type peptidyl-prolyl cis-trans isomerase: protein MTITSDSVVTIHYKVSSEDGTELDSSFGKQPLTVLLGRRFLIEGLEEALMGKSKGDSFSVSVEPERAYGQRMDQLVQRVPKNMFEGMEPEVGMSFRATTEQGEQSVVIVEATDDEVVVDGNHPLAGVPLSFEVEVVEVREATPEELDHGHVHGPGGHDH, encoded by the coding sequence ATGACAATTACCTCAGACAGCGTCGTTACGATTCACTATAAAGTGTCTTCAGAAGACGGTACAGAGCTGGATTCATCTTTCGGCAAACAGCCCTTAACCGTTTTGCTGGGCAGACGATTTCTCATTGAAGGCCTGGAAGAGGCGCTGATGGGTAAAAGCAAAGGCGATTCCTTTTCCGTGTCGGTTGAACCAGAAAGAGCTTATGGCCAGAGAATGGATCAGCTAGTGCAGCGCGTACCTAAAAATATGTTTGAAGGCATGGAACCTGAAGTGGGCATGTCATTTAGAGCAACCACCGAACAAGGTGAGCAATCTGTTGTGATTGTGGAAGCGACAGACGATGAAGTCGTTGTGGATGGTAATCATCCACTTGCTGGCGTTCCTTTATCATTTGAAGTTGAAGTGGTTGAGGTCCGTGAAGCGACACCAGAAGAACTGGATCACGGCCATGTGCACGGGCCGGGTGGTCACGATCACTAG
- a CDS encoding protein YgfX, whose amino-acid sequence MSKYRLSLQVSPLRRYAYYGPVIILGVALYLLPEPVWTWLSPLYLFLLFVPVALWCGWQHRQPVEQQPEAVQINQEAHWQVLLRNNIAVEEPYQIISRKSCVTFFAIYLCLLDQNNKKFHRWIMRGECSEQDYRRLVRQVLAIRQS is encoded by the coding sequence GTGTCAAAGTATAGACTTTCGCTACAGGTATCACCACTGCGTCGGTATGCTTATTATGGGCCAGTGATAATTTTAGGCGTAGCCTTATATTTACTGCCAGAACCGGTGTGGACATGGCTGTCTCCACTGTATCTGTTTTTACTGTTTGTACCGGTCGCCCTTTGGTGTGGTTGGCAACATCGTCAACCCGTCGAACAACAACCCGAAGCAGTACAGATAAACCAGGAAGCGCACTGGCAGGTTTTATTGCGAAATAATATTGCAGTAGAAGAGCCGTATCAGATAATTTCCCGCAAAAGCTGCGTCACATTCTTTGCTATATATCTGTGTTTGCTGGACCAGAACAATAAAAAATTTCACCGCTGGATCATGCGAGGGGAGTGTAGCGAGCAGGACTATCGTCGTCTGGTGAGGCAAGTTCTTGCGATTAGACAGTCTTAA
- the nadE gene encoding ammonia-dependent NAD(+) synthetase, whose amino-acid sequence MQKQAVIEEMKVLPSIDVAFEVTRRVDFIKQQLKQSGLSALVLGISGGIDSCALGRLAQLAVDELNEEQHQRFKFIAVRLPYGVQVDEEDATAAVEFIKPSHTITVNIKPGADGTHDATSSALSGSGLLPKDEGKQDFVKGNVKARTRMVVQYEIAGMVDGLVLGSDHSAENITGFYTKYGDGACDLAPLFGLNKRQVRQVAEHLGAPAKILQKAPTADLESLAPQKADEQALGLTYDQIDDFLEGKDVPEEVSEKLLYIYQRTQHKRVPIPTVYDE is encoded by the coding sequence ATGCAGAAACAAGCAGTTATTGAAGAAATGAAAGTGCTTCCCAGCATTGATGTTGCTTTTGAGGTAACGCGACGGGTAGATTTCATCAAGCAGCAACTTAAGCAGTCGGGACTTTCGGCGTTGGTGCTTGGCATCAGCGGCGGTATCGATTCCTGTGCGCTTGGCCGGCTTGCTCAGCTTGCTGTTGATGAGCTCAATGAAGAGCAACATCAAAGGTTTAAATTTATTGCAGTCAGATTACCTTATGGTGTGCAGGTTGATGAAGAAGATGCAACAGCAGCCGTGGAATTTATTAAGCCGTCGCACACCATTACCGTTAACATAAAGCCTGGTGCCGATGGGACTCACGACGCCACATCCTCCGCGCTTAGTGGTAGCGGATTGCTACCAAAAGACGAAGGGAAGCAGGACTTTGTAAAAGGTAATGTTAAAGCTCGTACGCGGATGGTGGTTCAATACGAAATTGCGGGAATGGTAGATGGACTGGTGTTGGGCAGTGATCATTCAGCTGAAAATATCACCGGCTTTTACACCAAGTATGGCGACGGTGCCTGTGATTTGGCTCCTTTATTTGGTCTGAATAAGAGACAGGTTCGCCAGGTAGCAGAGCACCTTGGAGCGCCGGCTAAAATACTTCAAAAAGCCCCCACCGCCGATCTGGAATCATTGGCACCGCAAAAGGCCGACGAGCAGGCTCTGGGGCTGACTTATGATCAAATTGATGATTTTCTTGAAGGGAAGGATGTTCCAGAAGAAGTGTCAGAAAAATTGCTTTATATTTACCAACGAACCCAGCACAAACGGGTTCCCATACCCACCGTTTACGACGAGTAG
- the ygfZ gene encoding tRNA-modifying protein YgfZ, giving the protein MSSLASLKNIEENCCITLDQHAIISVTGEQRDSYLHGQLTVDINKLADDQARRAAHCDFKGKAWALMTVCRFSDAVLLSIAKDALTSSMAQLQKYGVFSKIEIRDEASHFQQFALQGTQAEAFVIEQFGKLPESPMQSLQSSDGLVIRQDYPQSLYWLILSPAGAEALQTYVRQNQIVNYPSSVYEALAVENGIPDVTNDNINQFVPQMMNLQALNGIDFNKGCYMGQEVVARTRYLGRNKRAAFSFCIPAALAVKPGDILEKQLGDNWRRGGTVIRAATLGAETWIMAVLANDTEMNAVHRLASAPEHSFTPITLPYSVEPNSENLAKQK; this is encoded by the coding sequence ATGAGTTCACTCGCCTCATTGAAGAACATTGAGGAAAATTGTTGTATTACCCTTGATCAGCACGCAATCATTAGTGTGACTGGTGAACAGCGTGATAGCTATCTTCACGGACAATTGACCGTTGATATTAATAAGTTGGCTGATGATCAGGCTAGAAGAGCGGCTCACTGCGATTTTAAAGGCAAAGCCTGGGCGCTGATGACAGTATGTCGTTTCAGCGATGCAGTATTGCTTAGCATTGCTAAAGACGCATTGACGTCATCTATGGCGCAACTCCAAAAGTACGGCGTTTTTTCAAAAATAGAGATCCGTGATGAAGCCTCTCACTTTCAGCAGTTTGCTTTACAGGGAACCCAGGCAGAAGCGTTCGTTATTGAACAATTTGGTAAGTTACCCGAAAGCCCAATGCAAAGTCTTCAGTCTTCTGATGGCCTGGTAATTCGACAGGACTATCCGCAGTCACTATACTGGCTGATTTTATCTCCGGCAGGGGCAGAAGCACTGCAGACATATGTTAGACAGAATCAGATTGTTAACTACCCTTCTTCCGTATATGAGGCGCTAGCGGTCGAGAATGGGATCCCAGACGTCACTAATGATAATATCAATCAATTTGTGCCGCAGATGATGAACCTGCAGGCGTTAAATGGTATTGATTTTAACAAAGGCTGTTATATGGGTCAGGAAGTCGTAGCACGGACTCGTTATTTGGGGCGAAACAAACGTGCTGCGTTCAGCTTTTGTATTCCAGCCGCGCTAGCCGTAAAGCCTGGAGATATACTTGAGAAGCAGTTAGGGGACAACTGGCGCAGGGGCGGTACGGTAATTCGGGCCGCAACGTTAGGAGCGGAAACCTGGATAATGGCGGTACTAGCAAATGATACTGAAATGAATGCTGTTCATCGGTTGGCTAGCGCTCCAGAACACAGCTTCACTCCTATAACGTTACCTTACTCTGTAGAACCGAATTCTGAAAATCTCGCTAAGCAAAAGTAA
- a CDS encoding P-II family nitrogen regulator has protein sequence MKKIEAIIKPFKMDDVREALAEVGIAGMTVTEVKGFGRQKGHTELYRGAEYQVDFLPKIKIEMVVADDLVEQAIEAIEGSAKTGKIGDGKIFVYNVDHAIRIRTGENNEDAL, from the coding sequence ATGAAAAAAATCGAAGCTATTATTAAACCGTTTAAAATGGATGACGTTCGCGAAGCTCTCGCGGAAGTTGGCATTGCAGGAATGACGGTGACCGAAGTTAAAGGCTTTGGACGACAAAAAGGGCATACTGAACTGTATCGCGGCGCCGAATACCAAGTCGATTTTCTGCCGAAGATTAAGATTGAAATGGTGGTTGCGGACGATCTTGTAGAGCAAGCGATCGAAGCGATAGAGGGTTCAGCCAAAACGGGCAAAATCGGGGATGGCAAAATTTTCGTGTATAACGTTGACCATGCGATACGTATTCGTACCGGTGAAAACAACGAAGATGCGTTGTAA
- the nadB gene encoding L-aspartate oxidase translates to MKTVTSSLSSTDSQAIEHRCDVLIIGSGAAGLSMALKLADHCNVIILSKSDRNEGSTRYAQGGIAAVFDELDSIDAHVNDTLDAGAGLCDEAAVRFTAEHAKGALKWLIDYGVPFDTEKNEQGVERFHLTREGGHSHRRILHAADATGEALQITLNDQVSAHPNIHFFERYNAIDLIPSKNHPGRCTGAYVWNRQREHVEVIRSNFIALATGGGSKVYQYTSNPDVSSGDGVAMAWRAGCRVANMEFNQFHPTCLYHPLARNFLISEALRGEGAQLCHADGTRFMHNFDERGDLAPRDIVARAIDFEMKRLGADCMYLDISHKPADFIVKHFPNIYRRCRSLGIDITRQPVPVVPAAHYSCGGVVTDFDARTDLDNVYAVGEVAYTGLHGANRMASNSLLECVVYASAAAEHIISRTNDDYAEEAIAPWDESQVSNSDEEVIIQHNWHELRLFMWDYVGIVRTNKRLERALRRINLLEQEIQEYYSHFRVSNNLLELRNLVTVAELIVRCAMSRKESRGLHFNLDYPDMLEHPTPTILQPSKNRTKIEPGSLTTYSS, encoded by the coding sequence ATGAAAACAGTGACTTCTTCACTATCTTCCACAGATTCACAAGCGATTGAACATCGTTGTGACGTACTAATTATTGGCAGCGGTGCTGCTGGTCTAAGCATGGCGTTGAAACTCGCTGATCACTGCAATGTCATTATTCTTAGCAAAAGCGATCGCAATGAAGGTTCGACGCGCTATGCGCAAGGCGGGATTGCCGCTGTCTTTGATGAACTCGATTCCATCGACGCTCATGTTAATGACACCCTGGATGCAGGCGCAGGTTTATGTGATGAAGCTGCTGTACGCTTCACTGCGGAACACGCCAAAGGTGCACTTAAGTGGTTAATTGATTATGGCGTGCCATTTGATACAGAAAAAAACGAACAAGGCGTAGAGCGTTTCCACTTAACCCGAGAAGGCGGTCATAGCCACCGGCGAATTTTACATGCCGCAGATGCTACCGGTGAAGCTTTACAAATTACTTTGAATGATCAGGTATCAGCACATCCTAACATTCACTTCTTCGAGCGCTACAACGCCATCGACCTAATTCCTTCGAAAAATCACCCTGGCCGTTGCACAGGTGCATACGTATGGAATCGTCAGCGCGAGCATGTTGAAGTAATTCGTAGCAATTTTATTGCGCTGGCAACCGGCGGCGGAAGTAAGGTTTACCAGTATACGTCAAATCCTGATGTCTCCAGCGGTGACGGGGTAGCGATGGCGTGGCGCGCTGGCTGTCGCGTGGCTAATATGGAGTTCAACCAGTTTCACCCTACCTGCCTTTATCATCCTCTAGCGAGAAACTTTTTGATTTCAGAAGCGCTGCGGGGCGAAGGTGCTCAACTGTGTCACGCTGATGGCACTCGCTTTATGCACAATTTCGATGAACGGGGAGATCTGGCGCCCCGGGACATTGTCGCCCGTGCAATCGATTTCGAAATGAAACGTTTAGGCGCAGATTGTATGTATCTGGATATCAGCCACAAGCCAGCTGATTTCATCGTTAAGCATTTTCCGAATATTTACCGGCGCTGTCGTTCCTTAGGAATCGATATTACCCGCCAACCCGTACCGGTCGTACCGGCAGCACATTACAGTTGCGGCGGCGTGGTCACCGATTTTGACGCCAGAACGGATTTGGATAACGTCTACGCTGTTGGGGAAGTTGCTTACACTGGTCTGCACGGAGCAAATCGTATGGCTTCTAATTCGTTGCTGGAATGTGTGGTTTATGCATCGGCAGCGGCGGAGCATATTATTTCCCGGACAAATGATGATTATGCGGAAGAGGCGATTGCGCCTTGGGATGAAAGTCAGGTGAGTAATTCAGATGAAGAAGTTATTATTCAACACAATTGGCACGAACTACGACTGTTTATGTGGGATTATGTCGGCATCGTTCGCACCAATAAGCGACTGGAAAGAGCACTTCGCAGGATCAATCTGCTAGAGCAGGAAATTCAGGAATACTATTCTCACTTCCGGGTGAGCAATAACCTTTTAGAGCTTCGTAATCTGGTAACTGTTGCTGAACTGATTGTCCGCTGTGCGATGAGTAGAAAAGAAAGTCGCGGTCTGCACTTTAACCTCGACTACCCGGACATGTTGGAGCACCCTACCCCAACTATCTTACAACCTTCAAAAAACCGCACAAAAATTGAACCTGGCTCTCTGACCACTTACAGCTCGTAG
- a CDS encoding MucB/RseB C-terminal domain-containing protein, which translates to MCSISIPAPCGLVCAFLRPYKLAWAITGLFPVGLYAQEVTHPDAIRSNGDPNVVQQQSTAAESTAEFVPERGEAQPDDEVAATRLLSASDWLHRLTDSTRKLNFQISFVVSRSGQETEPYLWRHAIWEDGTAMEQLNLQNGPGRELIRVDDVVSVFEPDVPPYSLRSTEINGPIPSELLFHPDTLKKGYEFVTVGRARVTGRPAQQIRIVSRDNTRFSYQLWLDEKTGMLLKMNTLDLQGNLLEQIQVTSLSILDSPHHYFARVNQASLPDVMAIVPKLPRQHNWEVEYLPEGMTEVKRDIRRLSLTGQVVEYKMFSDGLVDVSVYVQPATDAVGADLVLRHDLNTFLTLTDGKAQVTVVGEIPLKTANAIATSLRVKDTGK; encoded by the coding sequence ATGTGTAGTATTAGCATACCAGCCCCTTGTGGGCTGGTATGTGCATTTTTACGCCCTTACAAATTGGCTTGGGCGATAACAGGTTTATTTCCCGTAGGACTTTACGCTCAGGAAGTTACCCATCCAGATGCTATTCGGTCGAATGGCGATCCTAATGTGGTTCAGCAACAAAGCACAGCGGCTGAGTCTACAGCCGAATTTGTGCCCGAGCGCGGTGAAGCGCAACCTGATGACGAAGTTGCAGCCACGCGTTTGTTGAGCGCATCAGATTGGTTACACCGGCTCACCGACTCGACTCGCAAGCTAAATTTTCAGATTTCTTTTGTGGTGAGTCGTTCAGGCCAGGAAACTGAACCTTACCTTTGGCGTCATGCAATATGGGAAGATGGCACTGCCATGGAGCAGTTGAACTTACAGAACGGGCCAGGGCGGGAATTAATTCGGGTAGACGATGTAGTCAGCGTATTTGAGCCGGATGTGCCTCCATACAGTTTGCGCTCTACCGAGATAAACGGACCGATTCCCAGCGAGCTACTGTTCCATCCTGATACGCTTAAAAAAGGTTACGAATTCGTTACCGTTGGCAGAGCACGGGTAACCGGGCGCCCCGCTCAGCAGATACGGATTGTCAGCCGCGATAATACCCGTTTCAGTTATCAATTGTGGCTGGATGAAAAAACGGGTATGTTGCTGAAAATGAATACGCTGGATTTACAGGGAAATCTTCTGGAGCAAATTCAGGTCACTAGCTTGTCTATTCTTGATTCACCTCACCACTATTTTGCCCGGGTTAACCAGGCTTCCTTACCCGATGTAATGGCAATTGTGCCCAAGTTACCCAGGCAGCATAACTGGGAAGTCGAATATCTACCTGAAGGAATGACAGAAGTGAAGCGGGATATCCGTCGTCTGTCTTTGACAGGTCAGGTGGTGGAATACAAGATGTTCAGTGATGGTCTGGTTGATGTGTCTGTTTATGTTCAACCTGCTACGGATGCTGTGGGCGCCGACCTTGTACTTAGACACGACCTCAACACTTTCCTGACTTTAACTGATGGTAAAGCGCAGGTAACGGTGGTGGGTGAAATCCCTTTAAAAACAGCAAATGCCATAGCTACGTCATTACGGGTTAAGGACACAGGCAAATGA
- a CDS encoding sigma-E factor negative regulatory protein has product MMQQQEKLSAFMDGETEGTDIIDAIKNDALLQAKWQRYHVIRSGLRKEASVAPELDLTAQIAAALEQEPAIVAPKKSRWRSLPVIGNVVPFAKQSGQFAVAASVAVAVILGVQQYNQPAPTEPFESLPGRLGPQGGMAPVSLEQTRSLPRNDMEVLLEKKRKVNALIADHEQQVRLKQAEEQSEAAKLNEESDESPK; this is encoded by the coding sequence ATGATGCAACAGCAAGAAAAACTGTCAGCCTTTATGGATGGCGAGACTGAAGGCACTGATATCATCGATGCCATCAAAAACGATGCACTGCTCCAGGCGAAATGGCAACGCTATCATGTTATTCGTAGCGGTCTTCGCAAAGAAGCATCCGTCGCTCCTGAGTTGGACTTGACGGCGCAGATTGCCGCAGCCCTTGAACAGGAACCTGCAATAGTGGCGCCGAAGAAATCTCGCTGGCGATCGTTGCCCGTCATCGGCAACGTGGTGCCGTTTGCGAAGCAATCTGGTCAGTTTGCAGTGGCAGCTTCGGTTGCAGTTGCAGTGATTCTTGGTGTACAACAGTACAATCAGCCTGCACCGACAGAGCCATTTGAATCTTTACCGGGGCGTTTAGGACCGCAGGGTGGGATGGCTCCGGTAAGTCTTGAACAAACCCGTTCTTTGCCGCGCAATGATATGGAAGTATTGCTTGAGAAGAAACGCAAGGTAAATGCGCTGATTGCAGACCATGAACAACAAGTGAGATTAAAGCAGGCAGAGGAACAAAGTGAAGCTGCCAAGCTGAATGAGGAATCAGACGAAAGTCCGAAATAA
- a CDS encoding MaoC family dehydratase, with protein MNLTYLKALLKRADTQALTQFNPPLLPQKVYVEHLSPDPEHYQAYCENVGWNVKHQPHPCYLQTRATNLQMQCLADKGSPFPLLGLIHRTNEIIQQTQVDVSKPAKLTARFHDVQAHVKGWEIGIKVTAEQQGQDVYQAIGRYLIRINAPHVERKVDSSFPPKAQWEQFNEVTDIDVPEGIGRRYAKLSGDYNPIHLSRFSARPFGFDKTIAHGMWTLAKCVSEIEKHVRRKENAADPISQIYCEFKRPVFLPALTHLLMDNPEQHTATFALVGNEKTAPHILGTVS; from the coding sequence TTGAATTTAACTTACTTAAAAGCACTCCTAAAACGGGCAGATACTCAAGCGCTGACGCAATTTAATCCTCCGTTGCTGCCACAAAAGGTTTATGTAGAGCACTTGTCTCCTGATCCAGAACACTATCAGGCATATTGCGAAAACGTAGGCTGGAATGTGAAGCACCAACCTCATCCGTGCTATCTACAGACAAGAGCCACGAATCTTCAAATGCAATGTCTGGCCGATAAAGGAAGCCCGTTCCCGCTTTTAGGGTTGATCCACAGAACCAATGAAATTATCCAGCAAACCCAAGTGGACGTATCCAAGCCAGCGAAGTTAACCGCCCGGTTTCATGATGTTCAAGCTCATGTGAAAGGGTGGGAGATTGGAATAAAAGTTACCGCCGAGCAACAGGGGCAAGATGTTTATCAGGCGATTGGCCGCTATCTGATCAGAATTAATGCGCCTCATGTGGAGCGAAAAGTAGACAGCTCATTTCCGCCTAAAGCGCAGTGGGAGCAGTTCAATGAGGTCACTGATATTGATGTGCCTGAGGGGATTGGACGGCGCTACGCAAAACTTTCCGGCGATTATAATCCTATTCACTTATCGCGTTTTAGCGCCCGTCCGTTTGGATTTGATAAGACAATCGCTCATGGAATGTGGACGCTGGCAAAATGTGTCTCAGAAATTGAAAAACATGTACGACGTAAAGAAAACGCTGCTGATCCTATATCGCAGATATACTGTGAATTTAAGCGTCCGGTGTTTTTGCCAGCTCTGACTCACTTACTTATGGACAACCCCGAACAACACACCGCAACTTTCGCTTTAGTCGGAAATGAAAAAACGGCCCCGCATATTCTCGGCACCGTTTCTTAA
- a CDS encoding GspH/FimT family pseudopilin translates to MRNVRGLTLIELMTTVAILAILMTIGAPGIQRILQQNSVTADINNLSAAARFARFTAIDEEVEVTLCPTADFSQCTADWQQNKMVFVDSNANGSRDANEPVLSTADAVSKGNSIAGISSALLFSAHGGIDQALTVTVCPSGGSAKDASALITSLYGRIAVAIDSDNNDIKESSSGADLSCS, encoded by the coding sequence ATGCGCAACGTCCGCGGTCTCACATTAATAGAGTTAATGACAACGGTTGCCATCCTAGCCATTCTAATGACAATCGGCGCTCCCGGTATTCAGCGCATTCTACAACAAAACAGTGTGACCGCCGATATCAATAACTTAAGCGCAGCGGCCAGATTTGCGCGCTTTACCGCCATTGATGAAGAGGTGGAAGTAACGCTCTGCCCTACCGCAGATTTCAGTCAATGTACTGCCGACTGGCAGCAAAACAAAATGGTGTTCGTCGACAGTAACGCTAACGGTTCCAGAGATGCCAATGAACCCGTTCTCTCCACTGCGGATGCTGTCAGTAAAGGAAACTCAATTGCAGGCATATCCAGCGCACTCCTTTTTAGCGCCCACGGCGGCATTGATCAAGCCCTTACTGTTACTGTCTGCCCTAGCGGTGGCTCAGCAAAGGATGCTTCCGCTTTAATTACCAGCTTGTATGGCCGCATCGCCGTAGCTATTGATAGTGACAACAATGACATTAAAGAAAGTAGCAGCGGCGCGGATTTGTCCTGCAGTTAG